The genomic stretch GAAGGCGGTAGCGTTGAACGGTTTGATCTCGCTGTTAATGATGCCCATTAAAGAACTCCTTGTTGATGGATTCATAAGTTAATGAATTTGTGGCGCCCACAGTACGGATATCGGCGATGCGGATAAAATTGATAATTCCCAAGCCAGGGATAGAAAAAACCTATCTCTGGCTTTTGAAGGGAATTTTTCCGCCACCCCGTTTATGGGGTCTTAACCAGCCAGTTCAATCTTTCCAAAGTCCAGAATATTTTCTTTCGGTGACGCTTTAATGGCAGCCACTTCTGCCCGCTTGTTCGCCAGGATATAGACGAAACAGCCAAAATACAGTGCAATCACCAGGGCACCAACCCACTGAATCCGCAGGAAATCCAGCTGGAACAGCATGGTCAGACCAACCATCGCCAGGAAATTGAACACCACATAGTTCACCCGCCCGAGGCGCTGGGCAGTGAGATTGAGGTTGTCGGTATAGAGCCGGATCAATGAATCCAGCGAGTTCACCACCATCAACACACCCACCGAAATCATGGCGAGATTGGTGAACGCCGCAATCTGCAGGCCTTCCGCGTGGTAGTGGTAAAGCACGGTAAACCAGACACCAATGGCGATGGACGGTACCACCAGCATGGCAATCAAGAGCTGCCAGGTGCGGATACCGCTCACGAAACGGGCGGTGAACTGGCCGATCATGATGCTCCAGGCAAACCACCAGAACAGGTAGAACTCATGGTAGTCGTTGATCGGCAGGGCAAACTGGTGGATGTTGGCGAAGTACTCGCCGATCAATCCGGCGGTGCCGAAGAAATCTGCCGGTGAGCCCGCACCCATAACGAACGCCCGGAACCACATGCCCACGATCAGGGCAATAAACAACAGGCTCGAACCCAGACTGAGGATGCGCACATATTTGATCTTGGAGCTGGAATAGACCGCCAGCGCTATCGAGGCAAATACAATGGCGTAGAACGCTGGCACCACCGATTCGCCATCACCGAGCATGGGCAGGTACCAGGGCAGATTCACCAGCAGCAGATAGGCGGTAAACGCACAGGTTCCGATGATTACCACGTTGTTTACGACCTTCACCAACGGAATCTCAAAGAACTGCACACGCGGCTCAATGATCGCGAAGTAAAAACAGGTCAGGAAATAGAAGCCCCAGATCAGGAACGCCCAGAACCCGAATTCGATAGCCAGGGGGTTGGCAAAGCCGTACTCAGGGCTCGCAGACAGATCGCCATAGCCACCGAACTCGGTCAACGGGAACATGATCAGCCCCACATCCAGACCTGAGGTGAACAGGATGGCGATAAAGGTGAAGGTGCGGACGGGCGTTACGCCGATGCACTGGATGTCCCACCATTTGTACAGGATCAGCACAATGGCGGCGAAGGTGAAGATCAGACCTGCGGATAACCAGAGTGTCATAACGTCCTCCGGTTACTTTGTTTCTTTGCAATGAACAGCATGGGTGTTCCTCCTCTACTTAGTAAGCGCTGCTTCTTTCGAATCGGACACAAACCCAGGACTTGCCTATCGGGCGCCCGAAAACGGCAGAACACCGTCGCGCTGATAGGGAAATCCTGAGGGCTTGCAAAACCCCGGGCACGTTGCACGCCCGGGTGGGATGACGACGCGCTATGCGAGCGCGCGCTTTGCCTGTCCCGGTCGCTGACGTGTCTGCCACTGGTCGTCCATCACCACAGGCGCGTCAGAAGGTTGCAGGGGCTCCCTGCCCCGGATCAGATCGGCTGCCCGCTCGGCCACCATGATGGTGGGCGAATTCAGGTTGCCGTTGGGTATGGTCGGGAAGATGGACGAATCCACCACCCTGAGATTCCGGATACCGTGAACCCGCGTCTCCGGGTCCACCACCGCCAGCTCGTCGGTGCCCATCTTGCAGGAGCAGGACGGGTGGTAGGCGCTCTCAACCGCCTGGCGAACAAACGCATCAATTTCCTCGTCGGTCTGGACCTCGGCACCGGGCTGGATCTCCGCTCCGCGGTACTCGTCCATGGCCGGCTGGTTGATGATTTCCCGGGTCAGGCGCACACAGTCCCGGAAGCCCTCGCGGTCTGCCTCGTGCTGCAGATAATTGAAGCGGATGGTCGGTGCCTGTTTCGGGTCGGCCGATTGCACATGCACAAAGCCCCGACTCTTCGGCTTGTTGTGACCAATGTGCAGCTGGAATCCGTCTCCATTGAAGGCTTCTTTACCGTCGTAGCGCATGGCTGCCGGTAAGAAGTGATATTGCAGGTCGGGCCACTCGACGCCGGCCTTGGACCGGATAAAGCCACAGGACTCGAAGTGATTGGTGGCGCCCAGACCGTCCTTGCGGAGAATCCAGCGAACACCGATCTTCAGCTTGTTCCACCAGTCCAGCTTGCCGTTGAGCGACACCGGCTGTTTGCAGCGGTACTGAAAGTAAAACTCCAGGTGGTCCTGCAGGTTCTCACCAACGCCGGGTAGCTCGTGCTTTACCTCGATACCAGCCTTCTCCAGTACCTCACGCTTGCCAATTCCGGACAGCTGAAGCAGGTGGGGTGAACCGATAGAGCCCGCTGACAGGATGACTTCCTCGGCGGCTTTCGCCTCGTGCACCTTGCCGCCCTGCTCGTAACGGACACCTGTGGCGGTTTTGCCATCGAGCAACACCTTGTGCACCAGGGCATGGGTGACCACAGTCAGGTTATCGCGATCCATGGCCGGGCGCAGATAGGCGTTCGCAGTGGACCAGCGACGACCGTTCTTCACGGTCATGTGCATGGCGCCGAAGCCTTCCTGCTGGGTACCGTTGTAATCATCGGTCTCAAAGTAACCGGCATCGGAACCCGCCCTGATAAAGGCCTTATAGAGCGGATTCTGCATGTTATTGCCGTTATTCACACCGAGCGGGCCCTTATCGCCCCGGTAGTCATTGCCGCCAAAGGCCCAGGTCTCGGCCTTCCTGAAATAGGGCAGGA from Marinobacter adhaerens HP15 encodes the following:
- a CDS encoding choline transporter, which gives rise to MTLWLSAGLIFTFAAIVLILYKWWDIQCIGVTPVRTFTFIAILFTSGLDVGLIMFPLTEFGGYGDLSASPEYGFANPLAIEFGFWAFLIWGFYFLTCFYFAIIEPRVQFFEIPLVKVVNNVVIIGTCAFTAYLLLVNLPWYLPMLGDGESVVPAFYAIVFASIALAVYSSSKIKYVRILSLGSSLLFIALIVGMWFRAFVMGAGSPADFFGTAGLIGEYFANIHQFALPINDYHEFYLFWWFAWSIMIGQFTARFVSGIRTWQLLIAMLVVPSIAIGVWFTVLYHYHAEGLQIAAFTNLAMISVGVLMVVNSLDSLIRLYTDNLNLTAQRLGRVNYVVFNFLAMVGLTMLFQLDFLRIQWVGALVIALYFGCFVYILANKRAEVAAIKASPKENILDFGKIELAG
- the betA gene encoding choline dehydrogenase; translated protein: MTENRYDYIIVGAGSAGCVLANRLTEDARHRVLLLETGGSDKSIFIQMPTALSIPMNTKKYAWQFETEPEPFLDNRRMHCPRGKVLGGSSSINGMVYVRGHARDFDEWDSEGATGWHYRNVLPYFRKAETWAFGGNDYRGDKGPLGVNNGNNMQNPLYKAFIRAGSDAGYFETDDYNGTQQEGFGAMHMTVKNGRRWSTANAYLRPAMDRDNLTVVTHALVHKVLLDGKTATGVRYEQGGKVHEAKAAEEVILSAGSIGSPHLLQLSGIGKREVLEKAGIEVKHELPGVGENLQDHLEFYFQYRCKQPVSLNGKLDWWNKLKIGVRWILRKDGLGATNHFESCGFIRSKAGVEWPDLQYHFLPAAMRYDGKEAFNGDGFQLHIGHNKPKSRGFVHVQSADPKQAPTIRFNYLQHEADREGFRDCVRLTREIINQPAMDEYRGAEIQPGAEVQTDEEIDAFVRQAVESAYHPSCSCKMGTDELAVVDPETRVHGIRNLRVVDSSIFPTIPNGNLNSPTIMVAERAADLIRGREPLQPSDAPVVMDDQWQTRQRPGQAKRALA